GGTGCAAGATAGAATTAATCCTTATTAAATCTTAAAAGCAACCCCCATACCCCAGCCCACGAGATCTGTCAGGCATGTCAGTATAACAGCCAAATCGGGTCCATATCACTCGCACTAAGAAACAAATAAGACCATATATCTCATTCTTCCCGGTCTTGCTCCCTGTCCTCCACCATTCCACCTACCATGGCACTTTCCGATGAACTTCCACCACCACCGCCACCGAAGGCTGCTAAAATATCATCTCCAGCACTCCCATGGCGAACTCGAATCTCAATCAAAATCATAAGCACCATATCGACCGCCTCCAGACGTCGAAACGGTACTGTCAACCGCACTCTCCTCAACATGCTCGGCTACAAATGCTCCGCCAATTCCACACCAATTGGCGGCGTCTCCACCTTCGATATCACCGTCGACCCCACTCGCAAGCTCTGGTTCCGCCTCTTCGTCCCTGTTGCTGCTACGACGTCGTCTTCGGTACTTCCTGTGATTGTTTTTTTCCATGGCGGAGGATTTACTTATCTGAGTCCTGATAATAGGTCCTACGACGCCGTCTGCCGCCGTTTCTCGAGTTCTGTGCCGGCTATTGTGGTCTCCGTGGATTACAGGCTGGCACCTGAGTACCGTTGTCCCGCTCAATACAAGGACGGATTCGACTGTCTCAGGTTTCTGGATGATGAACAGAAAAGGAAGGGTGTGTTGCCGGAGAATGCTGACGTGTCACGTTGTTTTCTCGCCGGAGATAGCGCCGGAGCTAACATAGCCCACCACGTGGCCAAGCGAGCTTGCGAGTCGGAGTTTAAAACACTCAAGGCAAGTCCACGGAATGTCTTTTTATTACATCATTACCTAAAATTAATGAcaatttgcaatttaaccccttGATTTTTAAATTGTGGTCTTTGTTCCTCCTAGCATGATCCGTACTTGTCCTAATTggcatttatttttttaaaggtTCGACTGTTATTATCAATCAAAAAGTAAAGTGAAAAATGCAATAGAATTTTGAATCGAAATTTGACACGCTAATTTTCACGTTTTGGGCAAAATATTGTTGCGGAGCTTAGGTTCGGTAATCTTTCCGAAATACTAGGTGAAAAACCTGATTTATTATCTGAGATGAATGTTTTGCTAAAGAAGATTTTATTACTAAATTTGTTAGAAATCGTTCAGCACGAATTGCTTAACAAAGGTCGAAGGAGAGTTCCACGAGGATTCAATAGAGTTTTAGATTTTTTAGCAAAAAGCCCTAATTCATGAGCTAATGTTAATTGTTTGTATCCTTCATTTGAATATTTTTATCTGAATCGGCGTTGCTGGCTAACGTAACTCAGGATTCCCTTGTACCTATTGTTGAGCTAATTCATGTTTGGACCACCTGTCAATGGAAATGGATCTGAAACGTATCATTCATTGTACGGTGCTGCGTCCGTTGTAGTAGCATAGAATTTAATGTACTTCCATGACAATTTAATCGGGCCATAAATTCAAATCCGCCCAGACCCTGTAACAGTTGAATCAGGTCATAGCCACTTGATGCACAAAGGCATGATCTTCCATATCCCAGGCAAGGCTAGAAGTAATTTGGTACCACGAATTATTGTTAAAACTTTTCTAATGCATGTATTAAGGAAAAAGACTAGAGCATATGTCAGGGCACCTCACACTAGGTCCATGTCTCCGCCAAGGATGCTGACAGAGCAGTTTCAGCAAACCACCTTGAAGCATAACTTTCATGAAGCGAACCTTGTGCACATGCATTTGCATAAAGAAAGGTAGCGTGTAGAATAGTTTCTTGATTGTTATCCCCACTGCCCAGCTTTTGTATCCCCTTCTTTTGGATGATATTAGGGGCTTAGCTTTGCCAAGGATTACTATACTTAATGACTCTTAATTTGTTGGTTGCATgctttttaatttaaattatccttttttctaccccaaaaaaaaaactttataaGAATATAGTTAAATTTCTAATTCAGGGTGATTAAAGTTTGCCTTCAgattcgatttttttttttttggtaacccAGAACATGCTGACTCGAACCCTTAAGATTCGAGCCGGCTAAGGGTTCGAGCCGGCACACCAAACCGGTGTCACGGCTGTCACGGGGGTTTAATTTCATGATAAGATTTTTAGATTGGAAAATTAACTAAATATATAGTGGGCTCTAGAATCAAGTGTGTTGAGAACAGTGACATGTCCCTTTTGTCATGTTTTTGTTTGATGAACTTGCTGAGATGTCTCTTTCTGCTTATCTGTTACTATCTCTACCATTCCTTTCTgagttacttttttttttttttgggttttggtgAAAATTAAGGTGATAGGACTGGTGGCCATACAACCCTTTTTTGGTGGGGAACAAAGGACAGAGTCCGAGATAAGTCTAGCTAGCATTGATCCACTGGTCTCAATTGCAAGAACTGACTGGATGTGGGAGGCATTTCTGCCGCCAGAAGAAGGGATGAACCGTGACCACGAGGTGATTAATGTGAGCGGTCCAAGAGCAGTCGATCTATCAAGATTGGATTTTCCGGCCACCATAGTATTCATTGGTGGCTTTGATTCACTCAAAGATTGGCAAAAGAGGTACTATGAATGGCTGAAGAGGTCTGGTAAAGAAGTCTACTTGGTGGAGTACCCAAATATGGTTCATGCTTTCTACGTTTTTCCTGAACTTAAGGAATCAGAAGAGTTGATTGCACAAGTCAAGAACTTTGTTCACAAGCAATGCTCTAAAGTTGTTGAAAGTTGAAACTAGTTAAGACAAGTTTGTTGGCTTGTTTACCAAACTTTGTAGGATTTGATTAGGTGCCCCGACTGAAAATTTGGGGGATTAGGGGGGGTTAGTGAGAGAGGTCATCTGTGAAAAGAGTTGTTCCACGTCAAGAATAAATTGATAAACAACTAAAAGGATTATCCTAAATTCAACGGTATGTATGCATTCACAGACACGTTCTAGGGTTGATATTAGCAATAAATCCAGTGTTTAAGTTGTATCTTGAATTGAGCCCAACGGCTGCTTTACTCTGGACTTGAACCTTTGAAATGACATAAATGTCCTCAAGTTTCTCTCATTATGTGAAACAAAATTGTGGAAGGACCAAGGCTATATATCACTCGCAAGCTTGAGGCAGCGGCCAAAGTTAATTCTTTCGTGTTAAAGTTCGATCAGAAAGATTTAAATTAAGTCTTCTAGACAAAATGCGTTTAATGTTGTCCAAGGATATAAAGTCATGAAGTCAAAATATACCAACCAAAATCTTTTAAGTTATTTCCGCAACAAATTTCTACAACGTTCAAGAAAAGGGTTAATGGTGTGGGCCTCTCGACCAGGCTGCAATAATGGCATCATAGCTGAAAACAGAACATCTCATAATTATTTGAACGAGTTGCGGAACCACAATACGTTCTCGGGAATCGTACATAACACTCTATAATTGTTTGGGTCAATAACACTTTGCCCCTTGAACTTATGGGGTGGTCACACTTTGACGTCTTGTACTTCAAACATATACATTTTACTCCCAAATGAATTATATTTTGTACTTTTAATTTTGACTAGCCcatatgcattttttttttcaaattaccCCAAACTTCCTAATTTCTCAATAGtcaacttttatatttttatattttcaagtTCTATATTTATCGTAATATTCTGCTATTGCATGCTATGATATTAGAATACAggataaactaaataaaaaaacTTCCTCAATTGCTACCTTATCCCTACCCCTTTTCACTACCCATTGTGGccactactttttttttatttaacataattatatatatatatatgtgtgtgtgtgtgtctatatatcaCCAATAATATTCGCAATTATCAGTCTTTTGAATATTTAGCCAAAAAACAATTGAAATTATCAATCATTTTTTCACATTTGATACTACGTAAAACAAAAAGTGAAGCAAATTGATATAACAAAATCATACTTTTACTACAAACATAAAAAATTGCTAAGGAAAGGGTACATTATTTTATCACAACAATATACcattttgttaattttaaattacaacacacacacacacacacacacacattagTACTATAATACATTATATATAAGAAGGGGGACAAGGTGCAAGTGGAGGTCCTATTTAAATTGATGCTAAATTATGCATAAGTTTACACAATAAGTTAATTAAACTACTATCCAACATCACATAATGCAGTAGTAGAATACTTTGATGAACATATGATAAGGAAATGCAACAATTTAAAACTTGACCATTGAGAAAATGGAATACTAGGGGTAATTTGGAAAGAACAATATGCACATGGGGTTGTCAAAATTAAAAGTATAAATATAATTCACTTGGAGGGCAAAATGTgtatattttttgaattcaGGGTTGTAAAGTGTTACAAGCCCTATAGGTTCAAGAGGCAGAGTGTTATTAACCTTTATTGTTTTGCTGATATTCTTGCTCTGGAAAGATATATTGAATACTATTTTAAGACTTGTACATCATTAAGTTGGTTGCATGCAATAAATGCTCACATTTTGTAGATACATCAAgctccttttttttaaatttttttaacaagTGAGATGTAGGATTTAAAAATAAGAACGAGACATTTTGTAGATACATCGAGCTCcctttttgttttaattttttaacaGGGGAGAGGTGAGATTTAAAGGAGGGAAGAGCAGGAGATACTTCAACTTCTTCATACATCATGTAGATCGAGTTCATTATGTTAGTCCCCAATTTTTCATCCCTTATTGTTGatcttggtccctaacttttgatgtttataaaacaattggatgatactaatatctcttcaagaaatattttcagttatgaagcaaatctgATTCAAAAAACAAGAGCATTTGAAAAAGATAAAGGAagttgaaagctgtcggacgctcgtgaaaacaacatcggacgtccgataaacaatgcagcacttcggacgcatgtagaactccatcaccggacgttcGATAGAATTGAGAaaatctttcaaactctctgtctgctatcggacgcaagcatcggaagtACTGAACGTCTGATAGAAtccttcaaactctttgtctgatatcggacgcaagcattggaagtaccggacatccgatactcccaacggctagttgattttttagctactttctatccattggaagcattaatgaaccACTTTTTTGATCTTATATAAATAGTGTATGGTCAgaaatttcaaacaacttttgcatactgaagatacaaaagatatagagtagttttagtgagaaaacactctttAAGGAAaatttgtagtcttggtgg
This sequence is a window from Coffea eugenioides isolate CCC68of chromosome 7, Ceug_1.0, whole genome shotgun sequence. Protein-coding genes within it:
- the LOC113777772 gene encoding probable carboxylesterase 18 → MALSDELPPPPPPKAAKISSPALPWRTRISIKIISTISTASRRRNGTVNRTLLNMLGYKCSANSTPIGGVSTFDITVDPTRKLWFRLFVPVAATTSSSVLPVIVFFHGGGFTYLSPDNRSYDAVCRRFSSSVPAIVVSVDYRLAPEYRCPAQYKDGFDCLRFLDDEQKRKGVLPENADVSRCFLAGDSAGANIAHHVAKRACESEFKTLKVIGLVAIQPFFGGEQRTESEISLASIDPLVSIARTDWMWEAFLPPEEGMNRDHEVINVSGPRAVDLSRLDFPATIVFIGGFDSLKDWQKRYYEWLKRSGKEVYLVEYPNMVHAFYVFPELKESEELIAQVKNFVHKQCSKVVES